In Bacteroidales bacterium, the sequence ATCTTGCATTGTTTTATTAGTAAAACCAAACAACCATGCTGCGCACCCTCATCGTTGATGACGAAGACCACATGCGCGATTCGCTTGTCAAGCTCTTGGCAAAGCATTGCCCCCAAGTGGAAGTTGCAGGTAAAGCAAGCAGTGTCGCCACCGGAATCAAAGCTTTACAAGAACTCCACCCCGACCTCGTATTACTTGATATCCAGATGAGCGACGGCACAGGCTTTGACCTGTTGAATTCATTGCCGGTAATAGATTTTAAGGTCATTTTCATTACTGCTTTTGATCAATACGCCCTGCAGGCGTTCCGTTTCAGCGCCGTAGATTACCTTCTCAAACCTGTCAATCCTGAGTTGCTGGCTGAAGCTGTTGAACGGGCAGGGCAGCTGATACAGGAGCATCATAATATACAGATGCAAGCTTTGCAGGAAAATCTCAGGAATATAGAACGTCAGAACAAAAAGATCATCCTGAAAACCACCGAGAACATCTACCTGCTTGACCTGAATAACATCATAAGCTGCGAATCGGACAATAATTACACCTGCGTTTATACTTCAGACGGTGAAAAAATTCTTGTATCAAAGACCCTTAAGGAGTATGATAATCTCCTTGCCGGTTGCGGATTTTACAGGGTGCATAAGTCGTACCTGATCAACCTTGCTCATATAAAACGATTTGAGAAACAGGATGGCGGTTATATCATATTGACCAATGACCTGAAAATACCCGTGGCCTCTCGCAAGCGGGATGAGATGCTGGAGCTGCTGGAGAAGATGGCGGAGTAGCCCCCTCCCCGTCCCTCCCCCAATTGGGGGAGGGAGTAAGGGTGGGGGATGTCAACAATTGAAGAATAGAACAATTGAACAATAGAACAATAAAACGGGCTTTTTTGATTGCAATTCTGTTCATCTTTTGTTGTATTATTGATGCCCAGGTATTATCTCAAAATAAAATCGACAGCCTGAAAAATTTGTTTCCCGGTTCGGATACCCGTGAGCAGGTGGATATTTTGAATGAACTTGCCTCAATTTATGCTCCTGTTAATTTCGATTCAAGCATCTTTTATTCTGCTCAGGCAATGCGGATGGCAACTATCAGCGGATATGCCTTTGGCATCGGTTGCTCAAGGCTTTATACCGGGAATGCCTACTATTATAATCTGGATTTCAAAAATGCACTGATATCCTATCTTTCAGCACAAACTATCCTGGAAGAAGGTTCGCATTTTGATGAACTGGGAGAATTGTGCCTAATGCTCGGTCATATCAACTTTTTTATCATGAGAAGTGATGTGGCTGTCTCATATTACCACAAAGCATACGATAATTTTAAGGAAGCAGGAGATGATTCTTCTCAGGCTGATGTATTATATGCCTTGAACATGACTTACTGGAGAGACGGGCCTGTAGACAGCGCTCTGGCAGCCGGTGAAAGGTTCCTTAATTATACCAGGAAACATCATTATCGGTCTTTCGAAGCTGCGGCGCTGATTAACCTTGGCATGACGGTATGGGATGAAAAATCCTTACGGTATCATGATGAAGCGCTTAAAATTGCCAAAGAACTTGAAAATTTCAGAATGGTCGCTATCATTTACAATAATATTGCCAGTTATCATTACGAGATCCCTTCTCCCCTCTCCGAAAATAATGTTAACCTGAATCTGTCCCGGCATTATTACGATTTAGTTCTTGAAAATGCACAAAAAGTTAAATATTATTATAACATCCGCGCTATGGCCTATCTCGGTTTGGCTAAAATTGACATAAAAGAGGGGTTTTATGACTCGGCAGAATCAAATCTGGGCAACTGCGAAAAGATTTTTGATTCAATCGCTCAATTTCCTGATCCCCAGCCTTCGCCTATCGGAATCTATGCTTTTGGGAAAATTTTTGAATCGTTTATAACACTGAGAACAAAAAACGAATTTTATGCCTCTCGTTTTGAACTTGCAAGGAAAACTGGCAAGCCTGAGGATGCTATAAATTACCAGCGATTGTATTTTGAGTCAGGAGATACCCTTCGGGCGGTGCAGCAAGGCAGGCAGCTCGAATTGCTCATGGCTGAGGCGGAAGCAGAAAAAACTGATCAGAAGATCCGGTCACTGGCACAGGAAAATGAACTGAAGAAGTTGCAGTTCAAGCAGAGCCGGTCCATTTTTATAGGAATAGCAGCGGTGGTGGTCATCATCAGCCTGTTCGTGCTGCTCTTTTTCCAGCGAAAACGGCTGAAAGCCGAACAAAAATCCATTTTTATGGAGCAGCGCTTGCTGCGGGCGCAGATGAACCCTCATTTCCTCTTCAATTCCCTCGCCAGTATCCAGAATTATATCATCAATGAAAAAACCGACCAGGCCAGTATTTATCTTTCCCGGTTCTCGCAGCTTGTCAGGAATATTTTGGATAACTCTGTCGAAGAATATGTCCCTCTTGAGAAAGAGATCGAAACCGTCCAGAATTACCTTGAATTGCAAAAGGTCAGGTATGCGGGTAAGTTTGATTTCAAGATAGAAGTGGATGAGCAGATTGACGAAGAAAACATGATGATCCCGCCCATGCTGGCCCAGCCCTTCATCGAAAATGCCATCGAGCACGGCATTAAGTACAGGGAAACCCCGGGCCATATCGATATCCGGTTCCGGCTGGAAGACGGTCTGATCCGGTTTGAAGTAGAAGATGACGGCGTCGGACGTGAAAAAGCGCATGAAATTGAAATGAAACAAAAGACCAAACACCGGTCCATGGCCACTTCCATTACCAGCGACCGCCTGATGTCGATCAATAAGAAGCTAAAAAGAAAGATCAGGATGGAGATCATCGATCTGAAAAATGCATCAGGTAATGGTTGCGGGACGAAGGTGACGTTCGGGGTGCCGGTGGTTGTGAAGTAGGCAGTTGGACAGTTAGCAGTGAATAGTCAATTATAGTCATTAAGTAGTCATTAAGTAGTCATTAAGTAGTCATTAAGTAGTCATTAGGTAATTGTTGACTGCTGACCGTCGACCAAAAAGATTATAATGCTCAGAAAAATTCAGTTGGAATTAGTAAAAATTGCTTTATATTTGTCCTTGAAATTTAAAAGTTTGTATTTTGATTTTCAAGTATAATTTATGATAAAACGTGCCCATCTACAGGAAAAAATTGAACAATCGCTATCGGTTTCGCCTGTCACCGCCCTGCTGGGCCCACGTCAATGCGGCAAAACCACTATAAGCCGGCTGATTGCCGAAAATCACGATACGGTTATTTTTGATCTTGAAAATCCCGTGGATTTTCAACAGCTGTCTGCTGTACCTATGATCACCCTTCAATCGCTAAAAGGTCTTGTCATAATCGATGAGATTCAGCAAATTCCTGCGCTGCCTGGCATTATCAGGGTTTTAGCCGACCGTGGGGATAATCCGGCAAAATTCCTGATCCTTGGAAGCGCTTCACCATTCATGATGAAGAATGCTTCGGAATCACTTGCCGGAAGGGTGGCCTTCATTGACATGTCAGGTTTCAACCTTGAGGAAATCGGCCGGGATAACTTGTCAAAGCTTTGGTTCAGAGGCGGATTCCCACGTTCATACTTAAGCGAGGATGAGCAGACCAGCTTTCAATGGAGACAGAACTTTATACGCACTTTCCTGGAACGCGATATACCTCAGCTTGGAATTTCCATCCCTTCCGTTGCACTGAGAAGATTCTGGACCATGCTGGCTCATTATCACGGAAACATCTGGAACGGTTCTGAATTTGCCCGCTCGATCGGAACTTCAGAACCGACAGCAAGGAGGTATCTGGATATTCTTTCCGGTGCATTTGTCGTTAATCAGCTGCAGCCATGGCACGAAAACCTAAAAAAAAGGCAGGTAAAATCACCGAAAGTATATATCAGGGATGCGGGGTTGCTGCATGCATTGCTATTCCTTGAAGGAGATGCCATTTTGCAGCATCCGAAACTCGGATCTTCCTGGGAAGGTTTTATCATTGAACAACTGATCAGTAAGCTGGGTACACCATGTTATTTCTGGGCCACCCATGCAGGGGGAGAAATCGATCTGCTGACCATTCAAAACGGTCGTAAAATCGGCTTTGAGATAAAATACACCGATGCTCCGAAGATTACAAAGTCAATGCTTTTTGCAATTGATGATCTTTCCCTGGAACAGATATATATTATTTACCCGGGTGAGAAAGATTATGCGCTGCATGAAAAAATACAGGTTATAGCAGCGCAAAATTTATGGTCATTAAATGGTCATTAAATGGTCATTATGTGGAAATTATGTTGTCAATATATTGTCATTATGTGGTTGTAAGGGTCACCGGCCGGTGACCCCTACAGGTGAATCTGCCGCTTACTCCTAACTGTCAACTGTCAACTTAAAAGAATGGATCTATGAAAAACCATTATATCATCTTCACCATCAGCCTGTTCGCCCTGCTACTCACCTCCTGTCGGCACGATCCCTCTCCTGCCCCGCTGAAATTCAATGCCTGGGAGAACAACCCGGTAATAAGCAAAGGTGAGCCGGGTTCATGGGAGGATTTATTTGTGTTTTTGCCTCACGCTTTCAGGCAGGATAATGTGTTTTATCTTTTCTACAGTGGAATGAAGATCAACGGAAAATATAACATTGGATTGGCAACTTCCACTGACGGGTATCATTTTAGCAAGTTCGGAGGAAATCCCGTTTTTGCATCTGATAACCAAGGCTTTGATGCTTATGGAGTGGGTGCCGCAATAGTTTTGAAGGAAGATTCGGTTTGGGTAATGTACTATAATGCAGCCGAAATAGCCGGATATGGTCCTGGGCCATATATTGGCAGGGCAACGGCTAAAGTTCTCACCGGACCATGGACATCGGGCGAAGCACCGGTACTGACTGCTGGCAGCAGGGGAGAATGGGATGCTGGTTTTGTTGTCCCAAACTCAATATTGGAAATAGAAGATGGCAGTTACATGATGTATTATACCGGGGGCGCTGATTTTATTTCCTGGAAAGACTTTTCCATTGGCATCGCCTTTTCGTCGGACGGTATAAAATGGAAAAAATATAATGACCCGGCAACCACGGAACATCCCTTTAAAGAAAGCGATCCGGTGCTAAAAACCGGCGAT encodes:
- a CDS encoding ATP-binding protein, translating into MIKRAHLQEKIEQSLSVSPVTALLGPRQCGKTTISRLIAENHDTVIFDLENPVDFQQLSAVPMITLQSLKGLVIIDEIQQIPALPGIIRVLADRGDNPAKFLILGSASPFMMKNASESLAGRVAFIDMSGFNLEEIGRDNLSKLWFRGGFPRSYLSEDEQTSFQWRQNFIRTFLERDIPQLGISIPSVALRRFWTMLAHYHGNIWNGSEFARSIGTSEPTARRYLDILSGAFVVNQLQPWHENLKKRQVKSPKVYIRDAGLLHALLFLEGDAILQHPKLGSSWEGFIIEQLISKLGTPCYFWATHAGGEIDLLTIQNGRKIGFEIKYTDAPKITKSMLFAIDDLSLEQIYIIYPGEKDYALHEKIQVIAAQNLWSLNGH
- a CDS encoding LytTR family DNA-binding domain-containing protein, with the protein product MLRTLIVDDEDHMRDSLVKLLAKHCPQVEVAGKASSVATGIKALQELHPDLVLLDIQMSDGTGFDLLNSLPVIDFKVIFITAFDQYALQAFRFSAVDYLLKPVNPELLAEAVERAGQLIQEHHNIQMQALQENLRNIERQNKKIILKTTENIYLLDLNNIISCESDNNYTCVYTSDGEKILVSKTLKEYDNLLAGCGFYRVHKSYLINLAHIKRFEKQDGGYIILTNDLKIPVASRKRDEMLELLEKMAE
- a CDS encoding histidine kinase; its protein translation is MIAILFIFCCIIDAQVLSQNKIDSLKNLFPGSDTREQVDILNELASIYAPVNFDSSIFYSAQAMRMATISGYAFGIGCSRLYTGNAYYYNLDFKNALISYLSAQTILEEGSHFDELGELCLMLGHINFFIMRSDVAVSYYHKAYDNFKEAGDDSSQADVLYALNMTYWRDGPVDSALAAGERFLNYTRKHHYRSFEAAALINLGMTVWDEKSLRYHDEALKIAKELENFRMVAIIYNNIASYHYEIPSPLSENNVNLNLSRHYYDLVLENAQKVKYYYNIRAMAYLGLAKIDIKEGFYDSAESNLGNCEKIFDSIAQFPDPQPSPIGIYAFGKIFESFITLRTKNEFYASRFELARKTGKPEDAINYQRLYFESGDTLRAVQQGRQLELLMAEAEAEKTDQKIRSLAQENELKKLQFKQSRSIFIGIAAVVVIISLFVLLFFQRKRLKAEQKSIFMEQRLLRAQMNPHFLFNSLASIQNYIINEKTDQASIYLSRFSQLVRNILDNSVEEYVPLEKEIETVQNYLELQKVRYAGKFDFKIEVDEQIDEENMMIPPMLAQPFIENAIEHGIKYRETPGHIDIRFRLEDGLIRFEVEDDGVGREKAHEIEMKQKTKHRSMATSITSDRLMSINKKLKRKIRMEIIDLKNASGNGCGTKVTFGVPVVVK